From Deinococcus misasensis DSM 22328, one genomic window encodes:
- a CDS encoding DEAD/DEAH box helicase, with translation MAAIPLTLQDLKACFPSGVWSRAQGLVRDKAVKFINWQADGTELYSKVRSASSREEYIQSIEIDHKKGRLNISGGCSCYVGFNCKHVAAALIVATEQLQEKPAVVVSPKPEPVKPEPTLNAKEKKLFQLVQFVWEQRGSLHEPYLGQLREVYRKAPKTTQSKFDAKLWQDLWPLLESEEGVSDASTVHPDRAEDATPALNLSPELQNWLDAPEAPRALNHTLLFVVQVRSDQKGQTNLHFEVYSARISKQGLSDVKPYTSGFSDAQYVARDLPLKVALGQVQDWHGLQDLPLTGHVLQALLDTGRVYLQDHWDQPITTGETRKGTLGWKTASDGTQRPVLQVEPEGTVVLPHARPWYLDVHTKEIGRVELPVSEQEAQRFLSIPALSPLHSTAFAQHLQARHQNRYPLPHTLPIQSQQAPLVPRITLYTQMVRYNAYSYPFKLHSLHLEWTYNGEPVRDFDSPILQRVENGVVYTLQRDLKKEQATEKPLKKLKLDRAEKVQKNRIPDTLKNHWTFRSNKPPFYSEEQTWLSFISEDVPGLQKLGWEVRFDPSFEFRLSQVSHWYADLEEGSDWFGLELGVMVEGQKISVLPLLVSLIRSTNPEMLKTFSDEDTLYARLPDRSMLPMPVGRIRSLLGTLIELYGQDGLKDGKVRMPLLDAARLAELEAEIQPEWQGGEKLRELGKKLRDFQGLQTADLPKGLQATLRPYQHEGLNWLQFLREYGLNGILADDMGLGKTLQTLTHLLLEKEQGRLTSPALIVAPTSLMHNWMSEARKFTPELKVLILQGAQRKQDFSKIKDHDIVLSTYPLISRDFEVLSGHTFHTIILDEAQNIKNAKSATSKAIFLLKAQHRLCLTGTPLENHLGELWSLFQFLMPGFLGDTNHFGKLYRTPIEKQGDVHRRTALAKRIKPFILRRTKTQVAKELPPKTEVVVNLPLDGAQRDLYETLRVSVQKQVQQEIQSKGLARSHIMILDALLKLRQVCCEPRLLSLTEARKVKTSVKLEWLKDTLPGMLEEGQRVLLFSQFATLLGLLEETLKELGIPYSKLTGETQDRKTQIEQFQQGKTHVFLISLKAGGVGLNLTAADTVIHFDPWWNPAAENQATDRAYRIGQDKPVFVYKLITEGTIEEKILGMQERKAQLASGVLEGGLAEAQSLSAEDVQNLFAPL, from the coding sequence ATGGCTGCAATCCCATTGACCTTACAGGACCTCAAAGCTTGTTTCCCCTCTGGCGTCTGGTCCAGAGCCCAAGGACTGGTGCGCGACAAGGCTGTCAAGTTCATCAACTGGCAGGCCGACGGGACCGAACTGTACAGCAAAGTCAGAAGCGCCAGCAGCCGTGAAGAGTACATCCAGAGCATTGAAATTGATCACAAAAAAGGAAGGCTGAACATCTCTGGAGGATGTTCTTGCTATGTGGGATTCAATTGCAAGCATGTGGCAGCAGCGCTGATTGTGGCCACAGAACAACTGCAAGAAAAGCCTGCGGTGGTGGTCTCTCCAAAGCCAGAGCCTGTGAAACCAGAACCCACCCTGAATGCAAAAGAGAAAAAACTGTTCCAGTTGGTCCAATTTGTCTGGGAACAGCGAGGCTCCCTGCACGAGCCTTATCTGGGTCAACTTCGGGAGGTGTACCGCAAAGCCCCCAAAACCACCCAGAGCAAGTTTGATGCCAAGCTCTGGCAGGACCTGTGGCCTTTGTTGGAGTCTGAGGAGGGTGTTTCTGATGCATCCACTGTACATCCAGACCGGGCAGAAGACGCTACACCTGCCCTCAACCTGTCTCCAGAGTTGCAAAACTGGCTGGATGCCCCTGAAGCCCCCAGAGCGCTCAATCACACGTTGCTGTTTGTGGTGCAAGTGCGATCCGACCAGAAAGGCCAAACGAACCTGCACTTCGAGGTGTATTCCGCAAGGATCAGCAAGCAGGGCCTCAGTGATGTCAAACCCTACACCTCTGGGTTTTCAGATGCCCAGTATGTGGCCCGAGACCTTCCCCTCAAGGTGGCGCTCGGGCAGGTGCAGGACTGGCATGGGCTGCAAGACCTTCCCCTCACAGGGCATGTGTTGCAAGCGTTGCTGGACACTGGACGGGTGTACCTGCAAGACCACTGGGACCAACCCATCACCACAGGCGAAACGCGCAAAGGGACTCTGGGATGGAAAACCGCTTCGGACGGTACCCAGAGGCCTGTGTTGCAAGTGGAACCTGAAGGCACCGTGGTCTTGCCCCATGCCCGTCCGTGGTATCTGGATGTGCACACCAAGGAAATCGGACGGGTGGAGTTGCCGGTCTCGGAACAAGAAGCGCAACGCTTCCTGAGCATCCCAGCCCTCTCACCCTTGCACAGCACGGCTTTTGCCCAACACTTGCAAGCCCGCCATCAGAACCGCTATCCGCTGCCCCACACCTTGCCGATCCAGAGCCAGCAGGCCCCTCTGGTTCCGCGCATCACCCTGTACACCCAGATGGTGCGGTACAACGCATACAGTTACCCTTTCAAACTGCACAGCTTGCACCTCGAATGGACTTACAACGGTGAGCCCGTCAGGGATTTTGATTCCCCCATCCTGCAAAGGGTTGAAAACGGCGTGGTTTACACCCTTCAGAGAGACCTGAAAAAAGAACAGGCCACCGAAAAACCCCTCAAGAAACTCAAATTGGACCGGGCTGAAAAAGTCCAGAAAAACCGGATTCCTGACACCCTGAAGAACCACTGGACGTTCAGAAGCAACAAACCCCCCTTTTACTCCGAAGAACAAACCTGGCTGTCTTTCATCTCTGAAGACGTGCCAGGGCTGCAAAAACTCGGGTGGGAGGTGCGGTTTGACCCTTCCTTTGAGTTCCGCCTCTCGCAGGTCAGCCACTGGTACGCTGATCTGGAAGAAGGCAGCGACTGGTTTGGACTGGAACTCGGGGTGATGGTGGAAGGTCAGAAAATCAGTGTGCTCCCTCTGCTGGTGTCCCTGATCCGCAGCACCAATCCCGAAATGCTCAAAACCTTCTCAGACGAAGACACCCTGTACGCCCGTTTGCCGGATCGCAGCATGCTGCCCATGCCGGTGGGGCGCATCCGCTCACTGCTCGGGACCCTGATTGAACTGTACGGACAGGACGGCCTGAAAGACGGGAAAGTCAGGATGCCCCTCTTGGACGCGGCCCGACTGGCAGAACTGGAAGCCGAAATCCAACCCGAGTGGCAGGGTGGCGAAAAACTCCGCGAACTGGGGAAAAAGCTGCGTGACTTTCAAGGGCTGCAAACCGCTGACCTGCCCAAAGGACTGCAAGCCACCCTCCGGCCCTACCAACACGAAGGCCTCAATTGGCTGCAATTCCTGAGGGAATACGGACTGAACGGCATCCTTGCAGATGACATGGGGCTCGGGAAAACCCTGCAAACCCTCACGCACCTGCTGCTGGAAAAAGAACAGGGACGGCTCACCTCGCCTGCCTTGATTGTGGCCCCCACCAGCTTGATGCACAACTGGATGTCAGAAGCCCGCAAATTCACCCCAGAGCTGAAAGTGCTGATCCTGCAAGGGGCACAACGCAAACAGGATTTCTCTAAAATCAAAGACCACGACATTGTTCTGAGCACCTACCCACTGATTTCCAGAGATTTTGAGGTGCTCTCTGGACACACCTTCCACACCATCATTCTGGATGAAGCACAAAACATCAAAAACGCCAAAAGCGCGACCAGTAAAGCCATCTTCCTGCTGAAAGCCCAGCATCGGCTGTGTCTGACCGGAACCCCTCTGGAAAACCACCTTGGGGAACTCTGGTCCTTGTTTCAATTCCTGATGCCCGGATTTCTGGGAGACACCAACCACTTTGGGAAGTTGTACCGAACCCCCATCGAAAAACAGGGGGATGTGCACCGCAGAACTGCCCTTGCGAAACGCATCAAACCCTTCATTTTGAGGCGCACCAAAACCCAGGTGGCCAAAGAACTGCCCCCCAAAACCGAAGTGGTGGTGAATCTGCCTCTGGACGGTGCCCAAAGGGACCTTTACGAAACCCTGAGGGTGTCGGTGCAAAAACAGGTCCAGCAAGAAATCCAGAGCAAAGGACTGGCCCGCAGCCACATCATGATTCTGGATGCCCTGCTCAAACTCCGACAGGTGTGCTGCGAACCGCGCTTGCTGTCCCTGACAGAGGCCCGCAAAGTCAAAACCTCCGTGAAACTGGAATGGCTGAAAGACACCCTGCCTGGCATGCTGGAAGAAGGCCAGAGGGTCTTGCTGTTCTCGCAATTTGCCACTTTGCTTGGTCTGCTGGAAGAAACCCTGAAGGAACTCGGGATTCCCTACTCCAAACTGACCGGGGAAACCCAGGACCGCA
- a CDS encoding PLP-dependent aminotransferase family protein — MSETGATERIYQDLLKHLLTLQAGDSLPSSRTLVAQHQASPNTIQKVFSRLIQEGKAVSRAGKGLFKAEVAPVVTPQQDYGWQSVLLGASPGVQQDFQSLYTPPPTGLLSLGSGYLDSSLQPTQLLAEAMQKASRRPLVWDRVPPEGLPPLRNWFAGKLGVQASDILITAGAQSALSSIFSVLSHLPNTPVLVESPCHLGTLAILRSQGMKPIPIPMDAHGMRPDLLEQVLQHTPARLLACQPTHQNPTGVCWTLERRQEILRICKKHGVLIIEDGAAQDLSFQGAPPPHLVTLAPEQVIHVYSLTKPVAAGFRIAAIAARGPIRQRLSAALVVGDLFVTGVMQEAALEVVTSKRWPKHLQNLQNILQARQQTLTTELKLRLPAWRIHHTPSGGFYLWVELPEGMDDPSFSLQALQKQVQVSAGQAWFPAEKEGAFLRLSFAGIEQVQIAQAVSGLVEASQNVQANTAS, encoded by the coding sequence ATGTCTGAAACGGGTGCCACCGAACGCATTTATCAGGACCTCCTCAAACACCTGCTGACCCTGCAAGCAGGAGACAGCCTGCCGTCTTCACGCACGCTGGTGGCCCAGCATCAGGCCAGTCCGAACACCATCCAGAAAGTGTTTTCCAGACTGATTCAGGAAGGGAAAGCTGTTTCCAGAGCAGGCAAAGGCCTTTTTAAAGCAGAGGTTGCCCCTGTGGTCACCCCACAACAGGATTATGGCTGGCAATCGGTGCTGCTCGGGGCCAGTCCGGGGGTGCAGCAGGACTTCCAGAGCCTGTACACCCCTCCTCCCACAGGACTGCTCTCTCTGGGAAGCGGTTATCTGGATTCCAGTTTGCAGCCCACCCAACTTCTGGCGGAAGCCATGCAAAAAGCCTCTCGCAGGCCTCTGGTGTGGGACCGGGTGCCTCCAGAGGGATTGCCCCCCCTGCGAAACTGGTTTGCTGGCAAACTCGGGGTGCAGGCCTCAGACATCCTGATCACTGCCGGAGCCCAGAGCGCCCTTTCCAGCATTTTCTCGGTTTTGTCGCACCTTCCAAACACCCCTGTGCTGGTGGAATCTCCGTGCCACCTCGGGACACTGGCGATTTTGCGTTCTCAGGGCATGAAACCCATTCCCATTCCCATGGATGCACACGGGATGCGCCCTGACCTGCTGGAACAGGTGTTGCAACACACCCCGGCACGGTTGCTGGCCTGCCAACCCACCCACCAGAACCCCACAGGGGTGTGCTGGACTCTGGAAAGACGACAGGAGATCCTCAGGATCTGCAAAAAGCACGGCGTCCTGATCATTGAAGATGGAGCAGCGCAGGACCTCTCTTTTCAAGGTGCCCCTCCGCCCCATCTGGTCACTCTGGCCCCAGAACAGGTGATTCATGTGTACTCATTGACCAAGCCTGTGGCTGCGGGCTTCCGCATTGCTGCCATTGCTGCCAGAGGCCCCATCCGCCAGAGGCTCAGTGCAGCACTGGTGGTTGGAGACCTTTTCGTGACCGGCGTGATGCAGGAGGCCGCTCTGGAAGTGGTCACCAGCAAAAGGTGGCCCAAGCACCTCCAGAACCTGCAAAACATCCTGCAAGCCAGACAGCAGACCCTGACCACTGAACTGAAACTGCGCCTACCCGCATGGCGCATCCACCATACCCCATCAGGTGGATTTTACCTCTGGGTGGAGCTTCCAGAGGGCATGGACGACCCATCCTTTTCATTGCAAGCCCTGCAAAAACAAGTGCAGGTGTCTGCCGGACAGGCGTGGTTCCCAGCAGAAAAAGAAGGGGCATTCCTGCGCCTCAGCTTTGCAGGCATCGAACAGGTGCAGATCGCTCAGGCGGTCTCTGGACTTGTGGAGGCCAGCCAAAACGTTCAGGCCAACACGGCATCCTGA
- a CDS encoding threonine ammonia-lyase, with translation MNNTDSATHSQAVAPTPSENMLEHWKSLWPSFHEVLQARQVLSRHLFKTPLLSYPGLNRWIGTELLIKHENTHQTGAFKVRGGLYLLSQLSPEELQRGVITYSTGNHGQSIAYAAQQHGIKATIVMPEEANPLKVQAMQNLGAEVLLVGHRFDDAREHAEHLSRTHGYRLIQAANEPRIVAGVGTIALEMLEEAPDLDVIMVAVGGGSSAAGTCLAVQAMKPSCQVIAIQAEGSPASFLSWKNQSLLSAPNETFAEGLATGAGYGLTQSIMQAHLYDFVLVSDEDIRQAMRRYLTDAHTLTEGAGAASLAGAYSIREQLQGKKVGVILSGGNSSLEHLKSLLN, from the coding sequence ATGAATAATACCGATAGCGCTACTCATTCTCAGGCTGTAGCACCCACCCCCTCTGAAAACATGCTGGAACACTGGAAAAGCCTCTGGCCTTCATTTCACGAGGTGTTGCAAGCCAGACAGGTGCTCTCCAGACACCTGTTCAAAACCCCATTGCTGTCTTATCCCGGCCTGAACCGCTGGATCGGCACAGAACTCCTCATCAAGCATGAAAACACCCACCAGACCGGGGCTTTCAAAGTGCGCGGAGGGCTGTACCTGCTTTCACAACTGTCCCCAGAGGAACTGCAAAGGGGCGTGATCACCTACTCCACTGGAAACCACGGTCAATCCATTGCCTACGCAGCCCAACAGCACGGCATCAAAGCCACCATCGTGATGCCAGAGGAAGCCAACCCCCTGAAAGTGCAGGCCATGCAAAACCTCGGGGCAGAGGTGCTGCTGGTCGGGCACCGCTTCGATGATGCCCGTGAACATGCAGAACACCTGTCCAGAACGCACGGGTACCGCCTCATTCAGGCAGCCAATGAACCGCGCATTGTTGCCGGAGTGGGCACCATCGCTCTGGAGATGCTGGAAGAAGCCCCTGATCTGGATGTGATCATGGTGGCGGTGGGAGGGGGCAGCAGTGCAGCAGGCACCTGTCTGGCTGTACAGGCCATGAAGCCCTCCTGTCAGGTGATTGCCATACAGGCCGAAGGCTCTCCTGCCTCTTTCCTTTCTTGGAAAAACCAGAGCCTGCTCAGCGCCCCCAACGAAACCTTTGCTGAAGGCCTTGCCACAGGCGCAGGATACGGCCTGACCCAGAGCATCATGCAAGCCCACCTGTACGACTTTGTGCTGGTCTCCGATGAAGACATCCGTCAGGCCATGCGCCGTTACCTGACCGACGCCCACACCCTCACCGAAGGGGCCGGAGCTGCAAGCCTCGCAGGGGCCTACAGCATCCGTGAACAACTTCAGGGCAAGAAGGTTGGGGTGATCCTCTCTGGCGGAAACAGCTCTCTGGAACACCTGAAAAGCCTGCTGAACTAG
- a CDS encoding cytochrome c biogenesis CcdA family protein codes for MVLLLVAFLAGVLTIASPCVLPILPVLLSGTVGGRGRPIGIIVGFLLSFVFFTLFLSSLVRLLGIGADTLRVFSIVLLMVFGLVLVVPALHQRFERLTSSMGSVGGLQKGPQDGFVGGLLMGLSLGLLWTPCVGPILASVITLALNGTVTAQTAAITTAYALGAAIPMVAVMLGGRALLNRVPGLFDALGGLQRSFGVLLVVFGAGMFLGWDRQLQTWFVENNSGYLNWIFSLEDARGVQDGLQDLQKQ; via the coding sequence ATGGTGTTGCTGTTGGTGGCTTTTCTGGCTGGCGTTTTGACCATTGCTTCTCCCTGCGTGCTGCCCATTTTGCCGGTTTTGCTCTCTGGAACGGTGGGTGGTCGGGGGAGGCCCATCGGAATCATTGTGGGGTTTCTGCTCAGCTTCGTGTTCTTCACCCTTTTCCTGAGTTCTCTGGTGAGGCTGCTCGGCATTGGTGCAGACACCCTGAGGGTTTTCAGCATCGTTTTGCTGATGGTGTTCGGTCTGGTGCTGGTGGTTCCTGCCCTGCACCAGAGGTTTGAAAGGCTCACCAGCAGCATGGGCAGTGTGGGAGGGCTTCAGAAAGGCCCTCAGGATGGATTTGTGGGTGGCCTGTTGATGGGACTCAGTCTGGGCTTGCTCTGGACCCCTTGCGTTGGACCCATTCTGGCCAGTGTGATCACCCTTGCCCTCAATGGCACCGTGACCGCGCAAACCGCAGCCATCACCACAGCTTATGCTCTGGGCGCAGCCATTCCCATGGTGGCTGTGATGCTGGGAGGCCGGGCCCTTTTGAACCGCGTTCCCGGGCTTTTTGATGCTCTGGGCGGGTTGCAGCGAAGCTTCGGGGTGCTCTTGGTGGTGTTTGGTGCAGGCATGTTTCTGGGATGGGACCGTCAACTGCAAACCTGGTTTGTGGAAAACAACAGCGGTTACCTGAACTGGATTTTTTCTCTGGAAGACGCCAGAGGGGTGCAAGACGGATTGCAGGATTTGCAAAAACAGTGA
- a CDS encoding thioredoxin family protein, producing the protein MKKPHTFALIALGLLSLTAGLGLAQDSMKDSMKDSMQDPAMKTEMKDGMKDGMKDGMKDMHMHEGYVAYTLKAFNAARDKKRVLFFAASWCPSCQGADKDLKSKVQTIPENVVVFKVDYDKEKALKTKYNITYQHTFVQVDASGKALKTWSGGGLKEILAALQR; encoded by the coding sequence ATGAAAAAACCGCACACATTTGCCCTGATCGCCCTTGGACTTCTTTCCCTGACCGCTGGTCTGGGCCTGGCACAGGACTCGATGAAGGATTCGATGAAAGACTCCATGCAGGATCCAGCCATGAAAACCGAAATGAAAGACGGGATGAAAGACGGGATGAAAGACGGGATGAAAGACATGCACATGCATGAAGGCTATGTGGCTTACACCCTCAAAGCGTTCAATGCGGCCAGAGACAAAAAACGGGTGCTGTTCTTCGCGGCCTCATGGTGCCCGAGTTGTCAGGGGGCAGACAAAGACCTCAAATCCAAGGTGCAGACCATCCCCGAAAACGTGGTGGTCTTCAAAGTGGATTACGACAAAGAAAAAGCCCTCAAAACCAAATACAACATCACCTACCAGCACACTTTTGTGCAGGTGGATGCCTCTGGAAAAGCCCTGAAAACCTGGTCCGGCGGAGGCCTCAAAGAAATCCTCGCTGCCCTACAGCGTTGA
- a CDS encoding RNA polymerase sigma factor, whose protein sequence is MLQTPNRTLGLMPNPATDAELVVRLHRHDETALSELYDRYIHAAYGLCMRVLEDPEAAQEVVQDAFLKLWNRPELYDPARASFAAFFMTLIRNMAIDHLRKRRNEGSIYDEEGELLPFSDPGLTLQDRAELQDLGGRLRQGLSQLSAAHQETVERAFFKGESREDIATAMQVPLGTVKSRLKYALDKLRLALKGLRDEL, encoded by the coding sequence ATGCTGCAAACCCCAAACCGTACACTGGGATTGATGCCCAACCCTGCCACCGATGCCGAACTGGTGGTTCGGCTCCACCGCCACGACGAAACGGCCCTTTCAGAGCTGTATGACCGCTACATCCACGCGGCTTACGGGCTGTGCATGCGCGTGCTTGAAGACCCCGAAGCTGCACAGGAGGTGGTGCAAGATGCCTTCTTGAAACTCTGGAACCGTCCCGAGTTGTATGATCCTGCCAGAGCCAGTTTTGCGGCTTTTTTCATGACCCTGATTCGAAACATGGCCATTGACCATCTGAGGAAGCGGCGCAACGAGGGCAGCATTTACGATGAAGAAGGCGAACTGCTGCCGTTCTCTGATCCGGGTTTGACCTTGCAGGACCGGGCAGAGTTGCAGGATCTGGGGGGCCGATTGAGGCAAGGGCTTTCACAACTGAGTGCAGCCCATCAGGAAACGGTGGAAAGGGCTTTTTTCAAAGGAGAATCCAGAGAAGACATCGCAACGGCCATGCAGGTTCCGCTGGGCACGGTGAAAAGTCGCCTCAAGTACGCTCTGGACAAATTGCGTCTGGCCCTGAAAGGACTCAGAGATGAACTGTGA
- a CDS encoding LysR substrate-binding domain-containing protein, translating to MNLNPEHLLTFLKVAELGSLSLAAEQLHLTQPAVSNQIKLLTGRVGEPLFARHRYGVRLTPAGEQLLPHARQVRRALEGTTRALQEWHGLQFGSLRLSASLTIAASILPRVLSVYHQQHPQVQLQVQQGNTREVLQLLLDARCEMALLEGHLPTLPADLEVETFRQDRLVLVIGQMHPLTNRSRLAVPELHHLPVIWRERGSGTREVAEGALQQARVTVQTVLELAGTEAVKEAVMQGLGAAFLSELTVQREVRSGELVQLEVDLPGLVRDLRVVRPPLEVLSRAGKAFLEHLKSNE from the coding sequence GTGAACCTCAACCCCGAGCACCTGCTGACCTTCCTGAAAGTGGCCGAACTGGGGAGCCTGAGCCTTGCAGCAGAACAGCTTCATTTGACCCAGCCTGCAGTGTCCAACCAGATCAAATTGCTGACCGGGCGTGTGGGAGAACCGCTCTTTGCGCGTCACCGCTATGGGGTGCGCCTGACTCCAGCAGGAGAGCAACTGCTTCCCCATGCAAGGCAGGTCAGGCGGGCTCTGGAAGGCACCACCAGAGCCCTTCAAGAATGGCATGGTTTGCAGTTTGGATCTCTGCGCCTGTCTGCCAGTTTGACGATTGCAGCCAGCATCCTCCCGAGGGTGCTCTCGGTGTACCACCAGCAACACCCTCAGGTGCAGTTGCAGGTCCAACAGGGCAACACCCGTGAAGTGCTGCAACTCCTGCTGGATGCCCGCTGTGAAATGGCTTTGCTGGAAGGCCATTTGCCCACCCTGCCTGCAGATCTGGAGGTGGAAACCTTCCGTCAGGACCGTCTGGTGCTGGTGATTGGCCAAATGCACCCTCTGACCAACCGATCCCGGCTTGCTGTGCCAGAGCTGCACCACCTGCCTGTGATCTGGCGGGAAAGAGGCTCTGGCACCCGTGAAGTGGCCGAAGGTGCCCTTCAACAGGCCAGAGTGACCGTTCAGACCGTGCTGGAATTGGCTGGCACAGAAGCGGTTAAAGAGGCGGTCATGCAGGGTCTCGGGGCTGCGTTTCTTTCAGAGTTGACGGTCCAAAGGGAAGTGCGATCAGGCGAACTGGTGCAACTGGAGGTGGATTTGCCCGGACTGGTGCGGGACCTGAGGGTGGTGCGTCCCCCTCTGGAAGTGCTGTCCAGAGCAGGGAAGGCCTTTCTGGAACACCTCAAATCCAATGAATGA
- a CDS encoding cellulase family glycosylhydrolase, whose translation MKSTHHQRNLSLMLLTGFALTACSQGSAPAEIGASQINKQAPGFYVANGKLVDANGVPFIFQGVNQPHAWYNSTTNSAVPAMRARGANSVRYVLSSGCRGWYKSPASEITSLINLAKTNKMVAVLEVHDTTGYGDDGGACTLDNAVNYWLEVKNALVGQEAYAIINIGNEPHGNNNTGSWAWDTQSAIQKLRNNGINHALMVDAPNWGQDWSNTMRSNASSVFNSDPQKNVIFSVHMYEVYNTSSKVNDYINAFANAGMPLVVGEFANSHKGSYVDAGTIMSSSKSRVNGYIGWSWSGNDSSTAALDMVNGFNANSPTGWGNMIFADMSGSRTATVFDGITGGGGSTGGGTGGGTTTPSEQTLFNFEGDTQGWTGWAVNAGPWSVNEWATSGSNSLKADVTFGNRRYELKNTAQRNLSGKTALRARVKHASWGNPGSGVTAKIFVKTGAGWSWYGSGAVTINGNTSTTLTLNLSGVPNLGDVKEIGVEFTSPSNSSGNSSIYVDQVTLQ comes from the coding sequence ATGAAATCCACCCATCACCAGCGCAACCTTTCCCTGATGCTTCTGACCGGTTTTGCCCTCACTGCCTGCAGTCAAGGTTCAGCCCCTGCGGAAATCGGTGCATCCCAGATCAACAAACAGGCTCCAGGTTTTTACGTGGCAAACGGCAAGCTGGTGGATGCCAACGGCGTGCCGTTCATCTTTCAGGGGGTCAACCAACCCCATGCTTGGTACAACTCCACCACCAACAGTGCCGTTCCTGCCATGCGTGCCAGAGGGGCCAACAGCGTCCGCTATGTGCTGAGCAGCGGCTGCCGTGGATGGTACAAGAGTCCCGCCTCTGAAATCACCAGCCTGATCAACCTGGCCAAGACCAACAAAATGGTGGCCGTTCTGGAAGTCCACGACACCACCGGCTATGGGGATGATGGTGGTGCCTGCACCCTCGATAACGCTGTGAATTACTGGCTGGAAGTCAAAAATGCTCTGGTCGGGCAAGAAGCCTACGCCATCATCAACATCGGCAACGAACCCCACGGCAACAACAACACCGGAAGTTGGGCATGGGACACCCAATCGGCCATCCAGAAACTGCGCAACAATGGCATCAACCATGCCCTGATGGTGGACGCGCCCAACTGGGGTCAGGACTGGTCCAACACCATGCGGAGCAACGCCTCCTCGGTCTTCAACAGTGACCCTCAGAAAAACGTGATTTTCAGTGTGCACATGTACGAGGTGTACAACACGTCCAGCAAAGTGAACGACTACATCAACGCTTTTGCAAACGCTGGAATGCCTCTGGTGGTGGGTGAGTTTGCCAACTCCCACAAAGGCAGCTATGTGGATGCCGGAACCATCATGAGCAGCTCCAAATCCAGAGTGAACGGTTACATTGGCTGGTCATGGTCCGGCAACGACAGTTCCACCGCAGCTCTGGACATGGTGAACGGTTTCAATGCGAATAGCCCAACCGGTTGGGGCAACATGATCTTTGCAGACATGAGCGGGTCCAGAACAGCCACCGTGTTTGACGGCATCACAGGCGGAGGTGGCAGCACAGGGGGCGGCACTGGAGGTGGAACCACCACCCCCAGCGAACAAACCCTGTTCAACTTCGAAGGGGACACACAGGGCTGGACCGGATGGGCCGTCAATGCAGGTCCTTGGTCAGTGAATGAGTGGGCCACCAGTGGCAGCAACTCTCTCAAAGCCGATGTGACTTTTGGCAACCGGAGGTACGAGCTGAAAAACACTGCCCAGCGCAACCTCTCTGGCAAAACAGCCTTGCGTGCCCGGGTGAAGCATGCCTCTTGGGGCAATCCCGGCAGTGGTGTGACCGCCAAGATCTTCGTGAAAACCGGTGCAGGTTGGAGCTGGTATGGCAGCGGTGCTGTGACCATCAATGGCAACACCTCCACCACCCTGACCCTCAACCTTTCGGGTGTGCCCAATCTGGGAGATGTCAAAGAGATTGGTGTGGAGTTCACTTCACCTTCCAACAGCTCTGGAAATTCCTCCATCTACGTGGATCAAGTGACTTTGCAGTAA